A region of Armatimonadota bacterium DNA encodes the following proteins:
- a CDS encoding UDP-glucuronic acid decarboxylase family protein, whose protein sequence is MPKALVTGGAGFLGSHLCDKLLAEGYDVIVMDNLITGNVANIAHNLGNPHFQFVQYDVTNYLFVDGPLDIIFHAASPASPVDYLEKPIQTLKVGSLGTHKALGLAFAKKCRFLMFSTSEIYGDPNISPQPEEYWGNVNTIGARGVYDEAKRFSEAMTFAYRRYHHVDAKIVRIFNTYGPRMRLADGRVVPNFIAQALRGEPLTIYGSGEQTRSFCYVSDLIDGIFRLATSEESGPINIGNPSEMTIWQFAERIKAITGSRSEIVYVPLPTEDDPKQRCPDITKARARLGYEPKVGLDEGLRLTIEYFRDKV, encoded by the coding sequence ATGCCAAAAGCGCTTGTTACGGGCGGAGCGGGATTCCTTGGGTCCCACCTGTGCGACAAACTGCTGGCGGAGGGGTACGACGTGATCGTGATGGACAACCTCATCACGGGCAACGTAGCCAACATCGCGCACAACCTGGGCAACCCCCATTTCCAGTTCGTGCAGTACGATGTGACGAACTACCTGTTCGTGGACGGGCCGCTGGATATCATCTTCCACGCCGCATCGCCGGCCAGCCCGGTGGACTACCTCGAGAAACCGATACAGACGCTGAAAGTCGGCAGCCTTGGCACGCACAAGGCATTGGGACTGGCGTTTGCCAAGAAATGCCGGTTTCTGATGTTTTCCACTTCCGAGATTTACGGTGACCCCAATATCAGCCCTCAGCCCGAGGAATACTGGGGCAACGTGAACACCATCGGCGCGCGCGGGGTCTATGACGAAGCAAAGCGATTCAGCGAGGCGATGACGTTCGCGTACCGCCGCTACCACCACGTGGACGCGAAAATCGTCCGTATCTTCAACACCTACGGGCCGCGCATGCGCCTCGCAGACGGCCGTGTGGTTCCCAACTTCATCGCCCAGGCGCTGCGCGGCGAACCGCTGACAATCTATGGCTCGGGTGAACAAACACGTTCGTTCTGCTACGTGAGCGACCTCATCGATGGGATCTTCCGCCTGGCGACCAGCGAGGAGTCTGGCCCGATCAACATCGGGAACCCGTCGGAGATGACGATCTGGCAGTTCGCCGAACGCATCAAGGCCATCACCGGATCCCGGAGCGAGATCGTGTATGTTCCGCTGCCTACCGAAGATGATCCCAAGCAACGGTGCCCGGATATTACAAAGGCCCGCGCGCGGCTTGGGTACGAACCGAAGGTTGGTCTGGATGAGGGCCTGAGGCTGACGATTGAGTATTTCAGGGACAAAGTGTAG
- a CDS encoding DUF4190 domain-containing protein, producing MQFSCPHCTQVLEAPDGVFSMEGKCRFCGTEIVSPAAAGASATLKQAAASDSFGAAAPPQPPYQGSRTYATYQPGPSRGSGVALASVILGVLGIITCGLTTLPGLICGIIALMQTGPNSDRRGGRTMAVIGTVISAILFLIIPIQAAILFPVFARARERAKDTSCFSNAKQLGMALTMYESDNGDRLPPAATWDAGLGKYVKSPTVFVCPSGPDGLARYKMNGFLGSANARLIASPGGTVALFDAAPGGTPFGGPGDVVARHNRFRNNLSAAFAFADGHASFGSPSRLPATAWKPELSQR from the coding sequence ATGCAGTTCAGTTGTCCCCACTGTACGCAGGTCCTGGAGGCACCCGACGGGGTCTTCTCCATGGAAGGCAAATGCAGGTTCTGCGGCACGGAAATCGTGTCGCCCGCGGCCGCCGGCGCAAGCGCAACGTTAAAGCAAGCCGCGGCGTCCGATTCATTCGGGGCGGCAGCGCCGCCACAGCCTCCCTACCAGGGAAGCCGGACCTATGCGACCTATCAACCGGGCCCATCCCGAGGCAGCGGGGTAGCGCTAGCATCGGTAATCCTCGGCGTTCTGGGGATTATCACCTGCGGATTGACCACATTGCCCGGCCTTATCTGCGGAATCATCGCCTTGATGCAGACCGGCCCTAACTCCGATCGCCGGGGCGGTCGCACTATGGCGGTTATTGGCACGGTGATCTCCGCAATCCTCTTCCTGATCATCCCGATTCAGGCTGCCATCCTCTTTCCCGTGTTTGCCCGAGCGAGGGAGCGTGCTAAGGACACGTCCTGCTTTAGCAACGCCAAACAACTGGGTATGGCCCTGACGATGTACGAAAGCGATAACGGCGACCGGTTGCCTCCCGCCGCCACGTGGGACGCCGGACTCGGGAAGTACGTCAAATCGCCGACCGTTTTCGTGTGCCCGTCCGGACCGGACGGGTTGGCGCGCTACAAGATGAACGGCTTCCTGGGGTCCGCGAATGCCCGTTTGATCGCATCGCCCGGTGGGACGGTGGCGTTGTTCGACGCCGCACCAGGCGGCACTCCGTTCGGCGGTCCGGGCGACGTGGTAGCACGACATAACCGCTTCCGGAACAATTTGAGCGCTGCCTTTGCGTTCGCCGACGGCCATGCCAGTTTCGGATCTCCGTCACGGCTGCCCGCAACCGCGTGGAAGCCGGAACTGTCTCAGCGCTGA
- a CDS encoding DUF4190 domain-containing protein: MQFQCPQCKRDLEAPDGIFAKEGICRFCGAEIVSPSAKGVRAALKQSTPPDSFGAPSSTGRTGDTIVPEPANSLAKTSLLLGILGVLSCGLTGIAGLVCGIIAMRQTRGRKDHSTAIAGTVISAFTVLVIGPPLLAPVFLAGPNRPTTHTTAEVCLSNCSQLGRAMIMYMDDNDGRYPPAAKWNARLKRYAASPFIYSCPSMPRGAWPYKMNSAMGSAEWSRMMYPMSTVILFDARSGGKPFGGANDVVARHGSTGHETATFAFADGHASVQEPSQLAESAWKPRLQSHRPLKTPK; this comes from the coding sequence ATGCAGTTTCAATGTCCTCAGTGTAAGCGTGACCTGGAAGCCCCCGACGGTATATTCGCGAAAGAGGGGATTTGCCGGTTCTGCGGCGCGGAGATTGTGTCCCCCTCGGCGAAAGGTGTCAGGGCGGCGTTGAAGCAAAGCACTCCGCCGGACTCATTTGGAGCGCCGTCCTCCACCGGTCGCACCGGGGACACTATCGTTCCGGAGCCTGCCAACAGCCTCGCGAAAACCTCGCTCCTGCTGGGCATACTTGGCGTCCTGTCCTGTGGACTCACTGGCATCGCTGGGCTCGTGTGCGGCATCATCGCGATGCGCCAGACGCGCGGTAGGAAGGACCACAGCACCGCAATCGCGGGCACGGTCATTTCGGCCTTCACGGTGCTGGTTATTGGTCCGCCGCTTCTGGCCCCAGTCTTTCTAGCCGGTCCGAACAGGCCGACGACCCATACAACCGCGGAAGTATGCCTGAGCAACTGCAGCCAACTTGGGCGGGCGATGATCATGTACATGGATGACAACGACGGCCGCTACCCTCCCGCGGCCAAGTGGAATGCTCGCCTCAAACGCTACGCGGCCTCGCCGTTCATTTACTCGTGCCCCAGCATGCCGAGGGGAGCGTGGCCGTACAAGATGAACTCCGCGATGGGTTCGGCGGAATGGAGCCGAATGATGTACCCCATGAGCACCGTTATCCTTTTCGATGCCAGATCTGGAGGCAAGCCGTTCGGCGGTGCGAACGATGTGGTGGCCCGCCATGGCTCAACTGGACACGAGACCGCTACGTTCGCCTTCGCCGACGGGCACGCGAGCGTCCAGGAGCCGTCTCAACTGGCCGAATCCGCCTGGAAGCCGCGACTGCAAAGCCACAGACCGTTGAAGACTCCGAAATAG
- a CDS encoding SRPBCC family protein, with protein sequence MPVVENSVWVNAPVDTVMTVAKDYENYPSFMKDVKSVQVIEREGPRIVCKWTARVEEVKMDIKWVEEDVWDDVARTSHFHQVSGDYEKMVGDWKFTEENGGTRFDSVVEIEFTIPLIGALLKNLIAKKVKENLDNMQGAIKARAEEIAAG encoded by the coding sequence ATGCCAGTGGTTGAGAACAGCGTCTGGGTGAATGCCCCCGTGGACACGGTGATGACCGTCGCCAAGGACTATGAGAACTATCCCTCGTTCATGAAGGACGTCAAATCGGTCCAGGTCATCGAACGGGAAGGACCGCGCATTGTCTGCAAATGGACTGCACGCGTGGAAGAAGTGAAGATGGACATCAAGTGGGTCGAGGAAGACGTCTGGGATGACGTGGCCCGCACATCGCACTTTCACCAGGTGTCCGGCGACTACGAGAAAATGGTCGGCGACTGGAAGTTCACCGAAGAGAACGGCGGCACGCGGTTCGACAGCGTTGTGGAGATCGAGTTCACCATCCCACTCATCGGTGCCCTCCTGAAAAACCTCATCGCGAAAAAGGTGAAAGAGAACCTGGACAACATGCAGGGCGCCATCAAGGCCAGGGCCGAGGAGATCGCCGCGGGATAG
- a CDS encoding aminotransferase class III-fold pyridoxal phosphate-dependent enzyme, with the protein MKPFPANPEDFNDEIVEKYRKYVNPGLAQLMKFGGYGSVEWTGDGVYITDTKGEKYLDALAGYGVFSLGHRHPRILEAVKRQMDQMPLSTRQFFTAPMAELAEELAAIAPGDLQYSFFCHSGTEAVEGALKCARISSGKSDIIFTTNAFHGKTMGSLSAGGRDVYRTRVEPLVPGFHKVQWGDLEPLVSTMNDHTAAVIIEAVQGEGGINPAPAGYMEGVRKACDEHGVLMIVDEVQTGFGRTGKMFAIEHAGVAPDIMCMAKALGGGITSTAAFMGTPAVWDGFFKENPTIHTTSIVNLAAMAAGLETLKVIKEDGLVANAQAMGKRCLDGMKGVMAEFPDLVTEVRGLGLMVGVQFAEKDFGLLTIAGLANRHIIAGYTLANPNVIRVEPPLIINAEQIDHLVESFRGALVDCRQMFG; encoded by the coding sequence ATGAAACCATTCCCAGCAAACCCTGAAGACTTCAACGACGAGATCGTTGAGAAGTATCGCAAATACGTAAATCCCGGCCTCGCCCAATTGATGAAATTCGGCGGGTACGGTTCCGTCGAGTGGACCGGCGACGGTGTCTACATCACGGACACGAAGGGCGAGAAATACCTCGATGCGCTCGCCGGTTACGGCGTGTTCAGCCTCGGCCACCGCCACCCGCGCATTCTGGAAGCCGTGAAGCGGCAGATGGACCAGATGCCGCTCTCCACGCGGCAGTTCTTTACGGCGCCAATGGCGGAACTGGCGGAGGAACTGGCCGCCATCGCTCCGGGCGATCTTCAGTATTCTTTCTTCTGCCATAGCGGGACGGAGGCCGTCGAAGGCGCCCTGAAGTGCGCGCGGATTTCCAGCGGCAAGTCAGACATCATCTTCACCACCAACGCGTTCCACGGCAAGACCATGGGCAGCCTCAGCGCCGGCGGCCGCGACGTGTATCGCACCAGGGTCGAGCCCCTCGTTCCCGGATTCCACAAAGTGCAGTGGGGGGATCTGGAACCGCTTGTCTCGACGATGAACGATCACACCGCCGCGGTCATCATTGAAGCCGTGCAGGGCGAAGGCGGGATCAACCCCGCGCCGGCGGGCTATATGGAGGGTGTGCGGAAGGCTTGCGACGAACACGGCGTTCTTATGATCGTCGATGAGGTCCAGACGGGCTTCGGCCGCACCGGGAAGATGTTCGCGATCGAGCACGCCGGCGTGGCGCCGGACATCATGTGCATGGCCAAAGCGCTGGGCGGTGGGATAACATCAACCGCGGCCTTCATGGGCACCCCAGCCGTGTGGGACGGTTTCTTCAAGGAGAATCCGACCATCCATACCACCAGCATCGTGAATCTCGCCGCCATGGCCGCCGGGTTAGAGACGCTGAAGGTCATCAAGGAAGACGGACTGGTCGCCAACGCGCAGGCGATGGGCAAGCGCTGCCTCGACGGAATGAAGGGCGTCATGGCGGAATTCCCGGACCTGGTGACCGAGGTCCGTGGATTGGGCCTGATGGTCGGCGTGCAGTTCGCGGAGAAGGACTTCGGATTGCTGACCATCGCGGGCCTGGCCAACCGCCACATCATCGCGGGGTACACCCTGGCGAACCCGAACGTGATCCGCGTGGAGCCGCCGCTCATCATCAATGCCGAGCAGATTGACCACCTTGTCGAGTCCTTCCGCGGCGCGCTGGTGGACTGCCGGCAGATGTTTGGCTGA